A window of Solanum stenotomum isolate F172 chromosome 3, ASM1918654v1, whole genome shotgun sequence contains these coding sequences:
- the LOC125859747 gene encoding inositol-tetrakisphosphate 1-kinase 1-like has translation MSESLAGNRFLIGYALSSQKINTFMKDSLVIHARDRGVDLIPIDLDKPLIEQGPFDCVIHKLYDTEWRKQLEEFSLQSPTTLIIDPVNAVEKLQNRVSMLEFVNELKIEHLETPLQVFVSDDSSESLQDAMTREGLKFPVIAKPLIAAGAANSHQLSLILNQNELTKLNPPIVLQEFVNHGGVIFKVYVAGDHVKCVKRKSLTDISDEKLNTSTSENYQVSNFSAQNQSDHESFAELMEAAEMPPLSFVNEVANRMRDALKLHLFNFDMLRDSRIGTRYLVIDVNYFPGYAKMPEFETVLTDFFIDIAHQKRTRESGNSDQMENKNKEADSNRNNL, from the exons ATGTCTGAATCACTAGCAGGAAACAGGTTTCTTATTGGTTACGCTCTTTCATCTCAAAAGATCAACACCTTTATGAAAGATTCTCTGGTCATTCATGCCCGAGATCGAGGCGTTGATCTCATCCCCATCGATCTCGACAAGCCATTGATCGAACAAGGTCCCTTTGACTGCGTCATTCACAAGCTATATGACACAGAGTGGAGGAAACAGCTCGAAGAATTCTCCCTCCAGAGCCCTACTACACTCATAATTGACCCTGTAAATGCCGTCGAGAAGCTCCAGAATCGAGTCTCTATGCTCGAATTCGTCAACGAATTGAAAATCGAGCATCTCGAAACTCCTTTACAG GTTTTCGTTTCGGACGATTCATCGGAATCTCTGCAGGACGCTATGACTCGTGAGGGCTTGAAGTTTCCCGTAATTGCCAAGCCGTTGATAGCAGCTGGCGCTGCAAATTCACACCAATTGTCTTTAATCCTAAACCAAAAcgaattaacaaaattaaatcCTCCAATTGTGCTACAGGAATTCGTGAACCACGGTGGAGTCATTTTCAAAGTTTATGTAGCAGGAGATCATGTGAAATGCGTGAAAAGGAAGTCACTAACCGATATCTCTGATGAAAAACTGAACACTAGCACCTCAGAGAATTATCAGGTATCTAATTTTTCTGCTCAAAATCAGAGCGATCACGAGAGTTTTGCAGAGCTCATGGAGGCGGCAGAAATGCCGCCTTTGAGCTTTGTAAACGAAGTGGCTAATCGGATGAGGGATGCTCTGAAGCTGCATCTATTTAACTTTGATATGCTAAGGGACAGTAGAATTGGAACTCGATATCTTGTAATTGATGTCAATTACTTCCCTGGTTATGCTAAGATGCCCGAATTCGAGACTGTGCTAACTGATTTCTTCATTGATATTGCACACCAGAAGCGAACCAGAGAGAGTGGTAACTCGGACCAGATGGAGAATAAGAACAAGGAGGCAGATTCGAATAGAAACAATTTATAA